From the genome of Pseudomonadota bacterium, one region includes:
- a CDS encoding OmpA family protein — protein sequence MHACRRLGAALLLSLALLVPCSRALAQVSGGPVDLQLFRPAIDSKGYITLDASQVLGHLNLSFGLVLNYARRPFSIAGPPTGGTWCADPSTPGTACSPEARLLSRYQVKNLATGQLQAAVGLFRHLELGIGLPLTLWDGDTTPNPAARDHGSIDAQGVGDLVLHLKGRILDTSRYPVGLALVTSVTLPTGDEHAFLGSGRVGLLPRLVVDREFLRGGRLKLALNVGTLLRFGSNAGWTDERLCALQGAAGVAAACGTGRTLSTDDQLVYGAAIAFDFVPQRLQGVAELIGQTGFDGLYDRSRLNSAHEALAGLKVYLADNSYLALGLGRGLRGGGDNFQYGSPDVRAFLAFVFEPSIGDRDGDGIKDDVDRCPTRPEDFDGFEDEDGCPDPDNDGDGILDGDDKCPNEPEDKDGYQDEDGCPETESLDRDGDGIPDDRDQCPDEPEDKDGFEDEDGCPDPDNDRDGILDLDDLCPNEPEDKDGFEDEDGCPDPDNDKDRILDKDDQCPNEPETYNGNQDEDGCPDKGRVIVRHGALEILDKVYFETARAVIMPVSFPILDAVAATLRGNPQIELVEVQGHADERGNDGYNLTLTEQRSEAVRQALIERGVAAERLEAHGYGETKPIDPAHNLAAWSKNRRVEFIILKRATE from the coding sequence ATGCACGCCTGCCGCCGCCTCGGAGCCGCTCTGCTCCTCAGCCTCGCGCTGCTCGTTCCTTGCTCCCGCGCGCTGGCGCAGGTCTCGGGTGGTCCTGTCGACCTGCAGCTCTTCCGCCCGGCGATCGATTCCAAGGGCTACATCACGCTCGATGCCTCGCAGGTGCTGGGCCACCTCAACTTGAGCTTCGGCCTCGTGCTCAACTACGCGCGCCGGCCCTTCTCGATCGCCGGTCCACCCACAGGCGGCACGTGGTGCGCGGACCCCTCGACGCCCGGCACTGCCTGTTCGCCGGAGGCCCGGCTGCTCAGCCGCTACCAGGTGAAGAACCTGGCCACCGGTCAGCTGCAGGCGGCGGTCGGTCTCTTCCGCCACCTCGAGCTCGGCATTGGCCTGCCGCTGACGCTCTGGGACGGCGACACGACGCCCAATCCCGCGGCGCGCGACCACGGCAGCATCGATGCCCAGGGCGTCGGTGATTTGGTCCTCCACCTCAAGGGGCGAATCCTCGATACCTCTCGCTACCCGGTCGGGCTCGCGCTGGTCACCAGCGTGACGCTCCCCACCGGCGACGAGCATGCGTTTCTCGGCTCAGGGCGCGTCGGCTTGCTGCCGCGCCTGGTCGTCGACCGTGAGTTTCTCCGCGGTGGTCGACTCAAGCTGGCGCTCAATGTCGGCACGTTGCTGCGCTTCGGCAGCAACGCCGGTTGGACCGATGAGCGGCTCTGTGCGCTGCAGGGCGCGGCAGGGGTCGCGGCGGCCTGCGGCACCGGGCGCACGCTCAGCACCGATGATCAGCTGGTCTACGGCGCGGCGATCGCCTTCGACTTCGTGCCGCAGCGCCTGCAGGGCGTCGCCGAGCTGATCGGGCAAACGGGTTTCGATGGGCTCTACGATCGGTCCCGCCTCAACTCGGCTCATGAGGCGCTGGCGGGTCTCAAGGTGTACCTGGCCGACAATTCGTATCTCGCGCTCGGCCTCGGGCGCGGTCTCCGGGGCGGCGGGGATAATTTCCAGTACGGCTCGCCGGACGTGCGGGCCTTCCTCGCCTTCGTCTTCGAGCCGTCGATCGGCGATCGCGACGGCGATGGCATCAAGGACGACGTCGATCGCTGTCCGACGCGGCCCGAGGACTTCGACGGCTTCGAGGACGAGGACGGCTGCCCCGACCCGGATAACGACGGTGATGGCATCCTCGACGGCGACGACAAGTGCCCCAATGAGCCGGAGGATAAGGACGGCTACCAGGATGAGGATGGCTGCCCCGAGACCGAGTCGCTCGACCGCGACGGCGACGGGATCCCAGACGACCGTGACCAATGTCCGGATGAGCCCGAGGACAAGGATGGCTTCGAGGACGAGGACGGCTGCCCCGACCCGGATAACGATCGCGACGGAATCCTCGACCTCGATGACCTCTGCCCGAACGAGCCCGAGGATAAGGACGGCTTCGAGGACGAGGATGGTTGCCCCGACCCGGATAACGATAAGGATCGCATCCTCGACAAGGACGACCAATGCCCGAACGAGCCGGAGACCTACAACGGCAATCAGGACGAGGATGGCTGCCCCGACAAGGGGCGCGTGATCGTGCGCCACGGCGCGCTCGAGATCCTCGACAAGGTCTACTTCGAGACCGCGCGGGCGGTGATCATGCCGGTCAGCTTCCCGATCTTGGACGCGGTCGCCGCCACCCTCCGGGGCAATCCGCAGATCGAGCTGGTCGAGGTGCAGGGCCATGCCGACGAGCGCGGCAACGACGGCTATAACCTCACGCTGACCGAGCAGCGGTCGGAGGCCGTGCGCCAGGCCCTGATCGAGCGCGGTGTCGCGGCCGAGCGGCTGGAGGCCCATGGCTATGGCGAAACCAAGCCGATCGACCCCGCGCATAATCTCGCGGCGTGGTCGAAGAACCGCCGCGTCGAGTTCATCATCCTCAAGCGCGCGACCGAATAG
- a CDS encoding FHA domain-containing protein → MFKLIIEDDEGKTTVVPLIRDEITIGRKEGNTIRLTERNVSRRHAKLVKSNGAVFIEDLDSYNGIRVNGARISGRAAFGEGERVEIGDYVLGLQVEGDIELGPVVSHRLGTTVQEAREPLSPSAPSSEEGGAGAADADAAARAAPGGVVRDVARLVCVSSNFAGLEAVISKSLVIVGRTPDNDIVINHRSVSRHHAQVIEESGRFTIMDMQSANGVRVNGEEYGKVELRRGDLIDLGHVRLRFVAPGEAFQFSRDATIYDLGRAAPGKRLLLVALGLVALSVAGVLTWRWMRAQAATTELGAAAGSGLSPEERSPGAPTPQTPEQAAAILKSVREAIAVQSWDQALQRCAELGDEAREGARADCARAGAERQAKQRFDQAMAAATTNDHAGALALFQRLPLESGYRAQMARSSAYAQARANFEAQALQEIDEAVQRRQCDQAQVQVDRLRALLGNADAAAGRVAACREALKPERTKPAVVRKPPARTLQPSARGSTAAPAGRGVKPTPAAAVTPAPAIDPAVVRSLIDRAWTAYREGFYSKAATLANQVLRVAPKDPQAWSIVGASACYLKQEAQAQSAYTQLDSQRRQLLRRVCERMGVNLK, encoded by the coding sequence ATGTTCAAGCTGATCATCGAGGACGACGAGGGGAAGACGACGGTCGTTCCCCTCATCCGCGATGAGATCACCATCGGGCGCAAGGAAGGCAATACGATCCGCCTGACCGAGCGCAACGTCTCGCGGCGTCACGCCAAGCTGGTCAAGAGCAACGGCGCGGTCTTCATCGAGGACCTCGACAGCTACAACGGCATCAGGGTCAACGGCGCGCGCATCTCGGGCCGCGCGGCCTTCGGCGAGGGCGAGCGCGTCGAGATCGGCGACTACGTGCTCGGGTTGCAGGTCGAGGGCGACATCGAGCTCGGTCCCGTCGTCTCACATCGCCTCGGCACGACGGTTCAGGAGGCGCGCGAGCCCCTTTCGCCCTCCGCGCCCAGCAGCGAGGAGGGCGGCGCCGGGGCGGCCGACGCTGACGCCGCCGCGCGCGCGGCACCCGGTGGCGTGGTGCGCGATGTGGCGCGGCTGGTTTGTGTCTCGAGCAATTTCGCCGGGCTCGAGGCGGTGATCAGCAAGTCCCTGGTGATCGTCGGGCGGACGCCGGACAACGACATCGTGATCAACCACCGATCCGTCTCGCGCCACCACGCCCAGGTGATCGAGGAGAGCGGCCGGTTCACGATCATGGACATGCAGAGCGCCAATGGCGTGCGGGTCAATGGCGAGGAGTACGGCAAGGTCGAGCTCCGCCGCGGCGATTTGATCGACCTGGGCCACGTGCGACTGCGCTTCGTGGCGCCGGGCGAGGCCTTCCAGTTCTCGCGCGACGCCACCATCTACGACCTCGGTCGCGCGGCGCCGGGCAAGCGCTTGCTCCTCGTGGCTCTGGGTCTCGTCGCGCTGAGCGTGGCGGGTGTCTTGACCTGGCGCTGGATGCGCGCGCAGGCGGCGACGACGGAGCTGGGCGCCGCGGCGGGGTCCGGCCTGTCTCCCGAGGAGAGGTCGCCAGGCGCGCCGACGCCACAAACCCCAGAGCAAGCGGCGGCGATCCTGAAGAGCGTGCGCGAGGCGATCGCCGTCCAGTCGTGGGATCAGGCGTTACAGCGCTGCGCCGAGCTCGGTGACGAGGCCCGCGAAGGGGCGCGCGCCGACTGCGCGCGGGCGGGCGCCGAGCGCCAGGCCAAGCAGCGCTTCGACCAGGCGATGGCGGCCGCGACGACCAACGATCACGCAGGTGCCCTGGCGCTCTTCCAGCGCCTTCCCCTCGAGAGCGGCTATCGCGCGCAGATGGCGCGCAGTAGCGCCTATGCGCAGGCCCGGGCCAACTTCGAGGCGCAGGCGCTGCAGGAGATCGACGAGGCCGTGCAGCGGCGGCAGTGCGATCAGGCGCAGGTGCAGGTCGACCGGCTGCGCGCTCTGCTCGGCAACGCCGACGCCGCCGCGGGCCGCGTGGCGGCGTGTCGGGAGGCGCTGAAGCCTGAACGGACCAAGCCCGCCGTCGTGCGCAAGCCGCCAGCTCGGACGCTCCAACCGAGCGCACGCGGCAGCACTGCCGCGCCCGCCGGCCGTGGGGTCAAGCCGACCCCGGCGGCAGCGGTGACGCCCGCGCCGGCGATCGATCCGGCGGTGGTGCGCAGCCTGATCGATCGGGCCTGGACCGCCTATCGCGAGGGCTTCTATAGCAAGGCAGCCACGCTCGCGAATCAGGTGCTGCGGGTCGCGCCGAAGGATCCGCAGGCCTGGTCGATCGTCGGCGCCTCGGCCTGCTATCTCAAGCAGGAGGCGCAGGCGCAGTCGGCCTACACTCAGCTCGACAGCCAGCGCCGCCAGCTCCTGCGCCGCGTCTGCGAGCGTATGGGCGTCAATCTCAAGTAG